The following are encoded together in the Coffea arabica cultivar ET-39 chromosome 1c, Coffea Arabica ET-39 HiFi, whole genome shotgun sequence genome:
- the LOC140038974 gene encoding uncharacterized protein, with the protein MASEMAAQKRLIDELVSSGVQPEPVPVTQPQSEPFVIPPSQTTLPFVIPPIQTTFEGIVNPQYAYAQNPPFYPPYGPGYQPQGVPNILPDQQAFYQTTAEPFVPEHTIQTKPEVGESSAPVDMKLLKRLDRFDEFIRKSQSLSKPGVLDYDDLCLFSNVQLPVGFKTPKFNKYDGTGNPKTHLRLFANKLGKPVDDENLPLRLFPESLEGDALDWYSNLKPEEVKTWLDLSNAFIRQYEYNSTKVEPPMTEDEIIRTFIKAHDPPYFEEIFRMTGCSFAAIVNKLEEFDDFVRAGKIVNVSALKSQLDALQSQGSNLKAAGKIGTVPPPTYPYGMPAWYNPQAVCAYHSGAPGHSTIDCKALKHKVQDMIEAGEIVIRKRESQGPNVNRNPLPEHANIIGVILDDTEYVEPVKELTREAKVFGVTDQPFVIELPLEEDEKPFILDLTPAESEALEPVVIEFPQQEPVLSLQQVPWNYDEPDVRIGEKSIAKKEVSVGTRSGKVASPFENTIPIQANNSEPLVKPTITEKEALDFLKRLQRSEYNVVEKLSKSPAQISMLDLLFSSDMHRDALIEVLTKAQIPKDISVDNFSHVVGNVLFTKQITFSDEELPAEGIGHNKALYIVVRCNGKMLPKVLIDNGSALNICPWSTLEKLGLQDIKLRPSGTVVRGFDGAQREPIGEVDLVVEMGPAQFQITCQVMHFPSVYNVLLGRPWIHKSGAVPSSLHQLLKFVVNDKLITIFAEEDCLVITDSESKEEGSRSSTVTPHSTSDIVSVSWITKEEQALSRASVMMAEEMIRGGYEFDKGLGRDLQGISKPVEIIEKKDSFGLGFRPTAKDIREMKERKKAEKEGRQRALDIPPLHYTFPRPAEVMSIMLSPNLTREMHSTDDRNLQFIFLSR; encoded by the exons atggcatccgAAATGGCCGCTCAAAAGAGGTTAATCGACGAactcgttagtagcggagtaCAACCTGAGCCTGTGCCCGTCACACAACCACAATctgaaccatttgttattcctcccaGCCAGACCACgttaccatttgttattccgcCAATTCAAACCACGTTTGAGGGAATTGTCAACCCGCAATATGCTTATGCCCAAAATCCTCCGTTCTATCCTCCTTACGGGCCAGGCTATCAGCCTCAGGGTGTTCCCAACATACTTCCAGACCAACAAGCTTTTTATCAAACTACTGCAGAACCATTTGTGCCAGAACACACCATTCAAACTAAGCCGGAAGTGGGAGAGTCGTCTGCCCCAGTGGACATGAAGTTGCTTAAGCGACTAGATCGTTTCGATGAGTTTATCCGGAAAAGCCAAAGTTTAAGCAAGCCAGGAGTGTTGGACTATGATGATTTATGCCTATTTTCAAATGTACAGCTGCCCGTAGGGTTCAAGACCCCGAAgttcaacaaatatgatggaacGGGTAACCCTAAGACACACTTGCgcttgtttgccaacaagttgggcaagCCAGTGGATGATGAGAACTTGCCGTTGAGATTATTTCCAGAGAGCTTAGAAGGGGACGCCCTTGATTGGTACTCGAATTTAAAGCCAGAGGAAGTGAAGACCTGGCTCGATCTGTCCAACGCTTTTATCAGACAATACGAGTATAACT ctACGAAAGTGGAGCCTccgatgactgaggatgaaattattCGCACATTTATAAAGGCACATGACCCTccgtattttgaagaaattttccgtatgactggtTGTTCTTTTGCTGCAATTGTGAATAAACTGGAAGAATTTGATGACTTTGTAAGAGCCGGGAAAATTGTCAACGTCTCTGctctcaaatcccagttggatgctttgcaaagtCAAGGAAGCAAT TTGAAGGCTGCCGGGAAAATTGGTACGGTGCCCCCTCCTACCTATCCATATGGCATGCCCGCGTGGTATAACCCGCAAGCTgtttgtgcttatcattcaggggcacCCGGACATTCAACCATTGATTGCAAGGCCCTCAAGCATAAAgttcaagatatgattgaagCTGGAGAAATCGTGATCAGAAAAAGGGAGTCACAAGGGCCGAACGTAAATAGGAACCCTTTACCGGAACATGCCAATATCATTGGGGTTATTCTGGATGATACGGAGTATGTGGAACCGGTCAAAGAATTGACAAGGGAAGCTAaagtgtttggggtcacagaccaaccCTTTGTCATAGAATTGCCACTTGAAGAGGACGAAAAGCCCTTTATTTTGGATCTCACGCCAGCCGAGAGTGAGGCTTTGGAGCCGGTGGTTATTGAATTCCCGCAGCAAGAGCCTGTTTTAAGCCTGCAACAAGTGCCATGGAATTATGATGAACCTGACGTACGGATTGGGGAAAAGTCAATTGCTAAAAAGGAAGTGTCAGTGGGCACCAGATCAGGAAAGGTTGCGAGTCCATTTGAAAATACCATTCCGATTCAAGCAAATAACTCCGAGCCGCTCGTcaaaccaacaatcaccgagaaagaagccTTGGATTTCCTTAAGAGACTTCAGAGAAGTGAGTACAATGTAGTTGAGAAGCTAAGTAAGTCGCCTGCCCAGATATCCATGTTGGATCTACTCTTCTCTTCAGATATGCATAGGGACGCGCTGATCGAGGTGTTGACCAAAGCTCAAATCCCTAAGGACATTTCAGTTGATAATTTCTCTCATGTAGTTGGAAATGTGTTATTTACCAAGCAAATCACTTTCTCTGACGAGGAATTGCCGGCGGAGGGCATTGGACATAATAAGGCCCTGTACATAGTTGTAAGGTGCAACGGAAAAATGCTGCCGAAGGTGTTGATTGACAACGGATCTGcgcttaatatctgtccttggagcACCTTGGAGAAGCTAGGATTGCAAGACatcaagctgaggccttcagggaccgTAGTCCGAGGTTTTGATGGAGCACAAAGAGAGCCAATAGGAGAAGTAGACTTAGTGGTCGAGATGGGACCCGCACAATTTCAAATAACctgccaagtcatgcactttCCTAGTGTTTACAACGTTTTGCTTGGAAGGCCCTGGATTCATAAGTCCGGAGCTGTGCCGTCTTCATTGCATCAGTTGCTGAAATTTGTAGTAAACGACAAGCTGATAACTATATTTGCCGAAGAGGATTGCCTTGTAATCACCGATTCCGAGTCCAAAGAAGAGGGTAGCCGAAGCTCCACAGTGACCCCTCATAGCACATCTGATATTGTCTCCGTCAGTTGGATAACAAAGGAGGAGCAAGCTCTATCAAGggccagtgtcatgatggctGAAGAAATGATCCGTGGAGGCTATGAATTTGACAAAGGGCTGGGACGAGATCTGCAAGGAATTTCGAAGCCAGTGGAGATTATTGAGAAAAAGGATTCGTTTGGTTTAGGCTTCCGACCGACTGCTAAGGATATCAGAGAAATGAAGGAGCGCAAGAAAgcggagaaagaaggaagacAAAGAGCTCTTGACATTCCACCCCTGCATTATACTTTCCCACGACCAGCCGAG